Proteins encoded together in one Pangasianodon hypophthalmus isolate fPanHyp1 chromosome 18, fPanHyp1.pri, whole genome shotgun sequence window:
- the LOC113531973 gene encoding fibulin-1: MSPQTMLHQRIAIFCALCVALSGQEFGREQMSLETCCKSGRVYGLGNQQCASLPRISHSFICRMAQKQCCQAALEESLCTNGRTSAKRNGVCDFSFFETDPYKANTAMMCCECCVLGLLAQRDNRTCELQIPVTVHCRNVARACCMEKEHGLVHQVSPLLSNTSTGKGGNTQGTDLCAEGVTRCSQLCVGNGSCVCLRGFHLKSDGYSCEDYNECLSGAHTCRPGERCINTEGSYRCQRETSCGTGYELTNTNICQDIDECLVGTHNCGREFTCQNTVGSFRCHPRHQCGLGFIQDAVGNCIDINECVHEKSPCQPGHTCVNTVGSYMCQRFSVTCGRGYHLNEEGTHCMDVDECSTPHNACQGHDCVNLLGSFRCDCRSGFTFNSISKSCEDNDECRSYPGRLCAHKCDNTPGSYRCSCHPGFQLASDGKSCEDVNECENSPCSQECANVYGSYQCYCHRGYQLNNIDRHTCEDIDECALTSGGKVCSYHCLNTPGSYECTCPPTGYSLSPSGRTCLDVDECATGTHNCSAAQSCFNILGGFRCLSFECPPKYRRAAESRCERLPCEQNSECQSLPLTISFYNLTFPTNIPIPAAVFRMGPSRSVPGDDIQLFIADGDAEGFFSIQKTAHGAVVSVQRPLPEPRDFLLTVEIRLIRYGIISIFVAKIAVFVVNDQPIVPNSWPKP, from the exons ATGTCTCCTCAGACCATGTTACATCAGCGGATTGCAATATTCTGCGCTTTGTGTGTGGCTCTTTCAGGCCAAG AGTTTGGCCGTGAGCAGATGTCTTTGGAGACGTGCTGTAAAAGTGGGAGAGTCTATGGTCTGGGCAATCAGCAGTGTGCTTCCCTTCCCCGTATATCCCACTCTTTCATCTGCAG GATGGCTCAGAAGCAATGCTGTCAAGCTGCACTGGAAGAAAGTCTCTGTACCAATGGCAGGACCAGTGCCAAAAGGAATGGAGTGTGTGACTTCTCCTTTTTTGAGACAGATCCCTATAAAGCCAACACTGCCATG ATGTGCTGTGAGTGCTGTGTGCTTGGGCTGCTGGCTCAGAGAGACAATCGTACTTGCGAGCTGCAGATTCCTGTCACTGTTCACTGCAGGAACGTGGCACGGGCCTGTTGCATGGAGAAAGAGCATGGCTTAGTCCACCAAG TGTCACCTTTGCTGAGTAACACCAGTACTGGTAAGGGAGGTAATACCCAGGGCACTGACTTATGTGCAG AAGGGGTAACAAGATGCTCTCAGCTTTGTGTGGGTAATGGCTCTTGTGTCTGCCTGAGAGGTTTCCACCTTAAATCCGACGGCTACAGCTGTGAGG ATTATAATGAGTGTCTGTCAGGGGCTCACACCTGCAGGCCAGGTGAAAGATGCATCAACACCGAGGGCTCGTACCGCTGTCAGAGAGAAACCAGCTGTGGCACAGGATATGAGCTGACTAACACCAACATCTGCCAAG ATATTGATGAGTGTCTGGTAGGAACACATAACTGTGGACGTGAATTCACGTGTCAGAACACTGTTGGGTCATTTCGCTGCCATCCACGACATCAGTGTGGGCTTGGCTTCATCCAGGATGCCGTCGGAAACTGCATTG aCATAAATGAATGCGTACATGAGAAGAGCCCATGCCAACCTGGTCACACGTGTGTTAACACAGTGGGCTCCTACATGTGCCAGAGGTTCTCAGTGACCTGTGGACGTGGATATCACCTAAACGAAGAGGGCACACACTGCATGG ATGTAGATGAGTGCAGCACACCACACAATGCCTGTCAGGGCCATGACTGTGTGAACCTTCTGGGCTCCTTCCGCTGCGACTGTCGTTCTGGATTTACGTTTAATAGCATCAGCAAAAGCTGTGAGG ACAACGATGAATGCAGAAGCTATCCTGGGCGCTTGTGTGCTCATAAATGTGACAACACTCCCGGATCGTACCGGTGCAGCTGTCATCCCGGGTTCCAGCTGGCCAGTGATGGCAAGAGCTGTGAAG ATGTGAATGAATGCGAGAACAGCCCATGCAGCCAGGAGTGTGCCAATGTCTACGGCTCCTACCAGTGTTACTGTCACCGTGGCTACCAGCTCAACAACATAGACAGACATACATGTGAAG ATATTGATGAATGTGCCTTGACTTCTGGGGGCAAAGTTTGCTCGTATCATTGTTTGAACACACCTGGTAGCTACGAATGCACCTGCCCTCCAACAGGCTACTCGCTCTCCCCCAGTGGACGCACCTGCCTGg ATGTCGATGAGTGTGCAACAGGAACACACAACTGTTCTGCCGCACAGAGCTGCTTCAATATCTTGGGCGGATTTCGCTGCCTGTCATTTGAGTGTCCACCCAAATACCGGCGTGCAGCAGAGAG TCGCTGTGAGCGCTTGCCTTGTGAGCAGAATAGTGAGTGCCAGTCCCTGCCCCTGACAATCTCCTTCTACAATCTCACATTTCCCACCAACATCCCCATACCTGCTGCCGTTTTCCGCATGGGGCCGTCCAGATCTGTACCTGGGGACGACATCCAGCTCTTTATCGCGGATGGTGATGCAGAAGGATTCTTCAGCATCCAGAAAACAGCCCATGGTGCGGTGGTGTCTGTGCAGAGACCACTGCCAGAACCCCGGGACTTCCTGCTCACTGTGGAAATCAGACTGATTCGATACGGCATCATAAGCATTTTCGTGGCTAAGATTGCTGTGTTTGTTGTTAATGACCAGCCCATTGTGCCCAACAGCTGGCCAAAACCTTGA